A single region of the Saprospiraceae bacterium genome encodes:
- a CDS encoding von Willebrand factor type A domain-containing protein, with protein MKNLIFFMALAAVLSAFEMSTQKANFITGLVVDEMGAPLIGANVLEKGTQNGTVTDIDGKFSLKTAEPCATLVFSYTGYNSLEQNGLCADKMHNITLSVMPNVMEEVIVTGYERERKPYPAGSRKAKASSMPSNRSLGFVGKRMMSPPQAPIHNTEDYDIINENRFLSAVDKPLSTFSIDVDAASYSNLRRFINENTKPPKDAVRIEEMVNYFEYDYPTPTGEHPFTVISEMAECPWAPTHRLLHIGMQAKRIPTGNLPPSNLVFLIDVSGSMSDENKLPLLKSAFKLLVDQLRPNDKVAIVVYAGAAGLVLPPTKGSDKQKIKDAFEQLQAGGSTAGGAGIQLAYKVARENFVQQGNNRIILATDGDFNVGASSDAEMVRLIEKERESGVFLTVLGFGMGNYKDNKMQQLANKGNGNHAYIDNIQEARKVLVNEFGGTMFTVAKDVKFQIEFNPAKVQGYRLIGYENRLLNDEDFNDDKKDAGELGAGHTVTALYEIIPTGVKSDFLAKVDDLKYQVPTPTKGSASAELCNVKLRYKQPDGKTSRLIEQAVMGADAPVTSASDNFRWSAAVASFGMLLRDSAFKGNASYQKVKQLAQSAKGKDPNGYRQEFIELIGKVETIVASEVVKK; from the coding sequence ATGAAAAATCTAATCTTCTTTATGGCCCTGGCCGCAGTGCTTTCTGCTTTTGAAATGAGCACTCAAAAAGCAAATTTTATTACAGGTTTAGTTGTTGATGAAATGGGAGCGCCCTTAATAGGGGCGAATGTACTGGAAAAGGGAACGCAAAATGGTACCGTAACCGATATAGATGGTAAGTTTTCTTTGAAAACAGCCGAACCATGTGCCACGCTCGTTTTTTCCTATACAGGATACAACTCATTGGAACAAAACGGCCTTTGTGCAGACAAAATGCATAACATCACCCTTAGTGTCATGCCCAATGTTATGGAAGAAGTCATTGTGACAGGCTATGAACGAGAAAGAAAACCTTACCCCGCAGGTAGCAGGAAAGCTAAAGCTTCCAGTATGCCATCAAATCGTTCGCTTGGGTTTGTTGGCAAACGAATGATGTCTCCCCCCCAAGCACCCATTCACAACACCGAAGACTATGACATTATCAATGAAAATCGCTTTTTAAGTGCAGTAGATAAGCCACTTTCTACCTTCTCTATAGATGTAGATGCCGCCTCTTACAGCAACCTTCGTCGCTTTATCAATGAAAATACCAAACCACCCAAAGATGCCGTGCGCATAGAAGAAATGGTCAATTATTTTGAATATGACTATCCAACCCCAACCGGGGAGCATCCCTTCACCGTGATCAGTGAAATGGCAGAATGCCCTTGGGCGCCAACCCATCGCCTGTTGCATATTGGCATGCAAGCCAAGCGTATCCCTACGGGCAATCTTCCTCCCTCTAACCTGGTTTTTTTGATTGATGTATCTGGAAGTATGAGCGACGAGAATAAATTGCCTTTGCTAAAATCAGCCTTTAAATTACTAGTAGATCAACTGCGTCCCAATGACAAAGTAGCTATTGTTGTGTATGCAGGCGCGGCAGGCTTGGTGTTACCACCTACCAAGGGAAGCGATAAGCAAAAGATAAAAGACGCCTTTGAGCAATTGCAGGCAGGTGGCTCGACGGCAGGAGGAGCAGGGATTCAATTGGCTTATAAAGTGGCGCGTGAAAACTTCGTTCAACAAGGCAATAATCGAATTATTTTAGCTACGGATGGTGACTTTAACGTTGGTGCCAGCTCCGATGCAGAGATGGTCCGTTTGATCGAAAAAGAACGAGAAAGTGGCGTATTCCTGACGGTTTTGGGCTTTGGTATGGGGAATTACAAAGACAATAAAATGCAACAATTGGCCAACAAAGGCAACGGCAATCATGCCTATATTGACAATATACAGGAAGCCCGAAAAGTATTGGTAAATGAATTTGGAGGAACCATGTTTACCGTTGCTAAAGATGTTAAGTTTCAAATTGAATTCAATCCTGCCAAGGTCCAAGGTTATCGCTTGATTGGCTATGAAAATCGCCTACTCAATGACGAAGATTTTAACGATGACAAAAAAGATGCGGGGGAATTAGGTGCAGGCCACACTGTCACTGCTCTTTATGAAATCATCCCTACAGGTGTTAAGAGTGATTTTTTAGCCAAAGTGGATGACCTAAAATACCAAGTACCTACTCCAACCAAAGGCAGCGCCTCAGCCGAACTTTGTAACGTCAAACTTCGATACAAGCAGCCAGATGGCAAAACCAGCCGATTGATTGAGCAAGCTGTAATGGGGGCAGACGCCCCGGTGACCAGTGCTTCGGATAATTTCCGCTGGTCAGCTGCGGTGGCTTCCTTTGGCATGTTGCTCCGTGATTCTGCCTTCAAAGGAAATGCCAGCTATCAAAAGGTCAAGCAATTGGCCCAGTCTGCCAAGGGCAAAGACCCTAATGGCTATCGCCAGGAGTTTATCGAGTTGATCGGTAAAGTAGAAACGATTGTTGCCTCCGAGGTGGTGAAGAAATAG